The Diorhabda carinulata isolate Delta chromosome 4, icDioCari1.1, whole genome shotgun sequence genomic interval aaaatcttaaaaaaaaaataatgattatcgTGTTTTGTTACATGCagaaatctaataaaaacaaagttgtCACTGGTTACATATTGTACTCCCGTGAAGTACGTAAGCAAGTGGTCCAAAATAATCCAGAATCTACGTTTGGTGATATCAGCCGAATTGTAGGCAGCGAATGGAAATCGTTGCCTCAACATGAAAAACAGCAATGGGAAGAAAAAGCTTCGAAACTAAACGAAGAAACTAAAGCATTACTTCTATTGGAACAAGAACAATGCGGCAGCCCTGCTTCCTCACAACCACCTCCTCCACCTGTCGATCAAGTTAGTgtacaaatcaaattttattgtagTAACAATTCAAAcgaattatttacaatttttaggtATTTGAGTGCCTTTGGGACAATTGTGACTATCAATTCGAAGAAGTTTCCGATCTGATTGAGCACTGTGTTAAGGATAAAGAGTCTCAAGGACACGTTCaagctttttatcaagaaaacgCGTTAACCGAATTCAATTGTTATTGGCGTAATTGCAGTAGGGCTAAAAAGAATGTTCAGCCCTTTCCTAATATGACTCGTTTGATCAGACACGTTCGTGATATGCACATCAATAAGGGTAACGGAAGAAGTGTACCACCTGAAAATCGCAGCAAGtgagtttcattttatttattattatatttagaatatattttcgttAATGGATTACGAAAAGTgctgaataaatataaatttatttccgGTATCGAAAGGGGTATcgaaacatcaatatttttctattaccGATGTAGAAGATCgatttgtaaaatttaatagCTCTCatgatttaatttcaaataacgTGATTCATTTATTCGAAAGATTCATTCAATCTAATTGAAACAGGAATTTTATCGGGAATCGAGTGATGCCAGTATTACTACCAGCCATTTCCACGGTCGCCGAATTTTTTTCTGGTTTGTCAACATTTCCTTTACAATTGGCATGTGCTTGAATAGCatcgatttttatattgaatgaaCTGTTtaaatttcgatatattttcaatattttcaaagacaaaACTCATTTATGTATAATTCGTTactaaacataaccttaaaagtgtatgtatataaagaaatttgaacgATGAGTATGAAATATATACAGAgcgatattttaataaaaatatctattcttACTTTTTAgctcataactttttaaattagCGACCTAcgacaaaaaattatatgaacatAATTGTAGGCAAAGCGATTTGCTACAAATTTGTCATACGACGAATAATTCGCAAGGTGTTTGAACTCCTTTTTCTAAGATGGCGGTCGAGGGACAAGGGTTGCATCCCTACAAACTTGGAGTTAAGCCCAGCCGACTGTTTGTTGTATAAACACTTATGGCCCCCCTATAAAATCTATCAACCTTTCCCTAAATTTcgtgataaaaatgttttcttatgaaagatttaaataaaaaaccaagaatttggttttttgaatctttcacataaattttgaggttatgtgaaaaaactGTGGACACAAGAGTTGTAGATCTTCTTaatacctacaactttgctattcgacttttttccataggacttaTGGTTTTGCAAGAAATCGAGGTAAACAGTTTTTAACCCCCAACATTAGACATTAGTCTATGTCAAACATGTTCTTCTATGCTAATTTCTAttgctttttatatttatttctaatcatCATCACTAGCGCTACAGTCTTGTCTTTCTCTAGCCCCGAACACCATTGATTTCCATAGCATCTTCAAAGACCCTCTCTCTCCATCaaacttattaatttcaaagatttcatgaaattttaaatatctatatagtaaaatgaaaatttgttttaagcTGGATGAAATACCTTAAATgagttttgttgaaaaatatgttcagtAGTAGTGTATTGCAAATGAGTATCATATTGATGTTGTGGTAGGAACTTCAAGCCTTCCAGTAAGCCTCCAGCTGTTAGTCGTCCGACTCCTTCCGCTACTCCCAATGCTCGtgagttttattaatttcaatttttttttatttttaggtatttaGCTTCTTAGTACCAACGCTAAAAAATTAAACGTAGTACAATAGTATAgaaagttgatttttaattgcattcgaatagttttttgtaaataagtaGTTAGTCGATTCTAGAAACGAATtaactttaaataaatattgaaattatagaaatatctGCATTTATACTGTGAATTTAAATTAGTACACGAttaattattttggttataatatCAAGTCACTTTTTCCAACATGAAATGATACTGTAATTTATTCTTAAACACTGTAATAAATCTTCGTGTTACTTGCAAAACTAATTATATCTTAGTAGCCCTAAATTCATCGAATATTATataatcgaaataaaatttttttggtatattggTATATTAGTCAAAATGTTGGaattttgtaattgaaaaatcataCAACGTTTAGCGTTGGTACTATTACccacacttattttttatatagaatataaatgTGGCTAGAATGGATTTGATTTGTAGTATTTGTATCTTCAAAATTAGCTTGTCGAcgtagtttgattttatttgtagtAGATAACCAATCAAAACATTGTTCACAATcaaatttactaattttattttttttattatgctaACAGCGACTAATAATACTTTCATCACATCTTCCGGAAATGTAACTTCTTCGTGCGTTACAGGTAACcctatttatatttcaataattcaataaaataaattccttCTAGCCATTTGAATGAAGGAATTCTTGAAttatgagtttttatttttattttaagtgtGTTGTCAATTCATTATAAGTTTTGTCTAAAGTCATAAGCAGTTTTATAAAGATTTCatgtttataaaagaaataaaatatgaaaaagagatTGAATACCTGTTTCGAACTAAActtctcatttttatattttaaaacgtTCACAAGTAGTTACATGGAATCAACAATCTTCAGAAGTACTCAGcaactttttcatttcaatataatttaaaatcagAAAACTTTTGTATCGGAAATGAATTGGTTTTATTGTGGTATactttaataattgattttatattttgagatataaatACAGAGAAATGCCCTTTATACAGTTCTGATTAACCTTTCAccctttttgtttctttgtagACCACTTAAATTTTACTGGTGTATCATATTTCCAAAACtcataaaaaatgaacaaatctAACATTGGAAATTTGCCTATACCGCCCCTAATCAAGTCCTCCTCGAACCCTTAAAGGTCCATCAAACCACTGTATACCATAGCTACCAAAAAAGTGGACCATTGCTAGACTTCATCGTTATTGAGATCCAGAAAAGACGTTGAACGAACTATTATGAGTTGATATTGGGCaacaaatatagtttttttgttctgtaaatcataatcatcatctatAATTGGAACAGGTAGTTGAATAAAATGGTTTCTAAGGActcttgagaaaaaaataataaactccAAATTCAAGAATTAGTTGAATCTTATTTAATTATTGCATATAActaattttcattcttttatagCTCCTCCTGTTTTATCTCCGAATGCTCAAAAGCCTCAGGAGCCGATGTTCATTTCTGTTCCTCCACGTCCTCAGCGTGTTTTGCATTCTGAAGCGTATATAAAGTGAGTATAGATCTATTTTGTACTTAGTACTTTCCCAATAATCCCAAACAATGTagaattgacaaaaataacagttttaattaatcaaatcacaatttttgttttgatatttaaagGATTTGAAACTTATTGATATACAATTCAATATTGATGTTTTTAGATACATCGAAGGATTGCAAGcagaaaataaacatatatCTCCTTGGGAAAGAACCCTACAGGCAACGCAGGAGAATACTCCCGAACCggatatggaaaaaattaaaaacgttgCCGTCTGGTTAGGTCGTAAGGCCGATCAACACGACAACGTAGTTGCAGCTCTATGGAATCTCCGTAATCAACTATTAAAAGATACACTAAGTTTACATAAAactttgtaattattatttgttaaggttaatttattaatgatttaaaaatattttctttttgtgaaaaaaaattactttattgttaatattaattatcaggtgtgtattatttttcaattttatatagaacaaaaattataaacgaGTATCGAAACATATATTGGAGTATCTATCCTTTTGACTTTCAAGTATCGTATAAAAAGAAGACCTCAAAGTAACTTCTTCTGAGTTTGAAACGAAAGAGATTCAACTGCAGAAATATTGAACCATGCCTTCTAaatgaactgaaaaaatataaagcaCTTGATTGTGATCAATTACACCATAAAATTTAAACGGTATTTAAACATGCTTTACGAAAATAAAGTGCGTTTTTTATACAGATGACAGAATTAACTTAATgcgacaaaataaaaaatttaatatataaattttcattacatttcaatctatatctaattttttaaaagaaccTGGTGTACTAAATTTTTCTTCGTAATTACTCTTATTTATACGTTTACTTTCATCTATTTTCCAATAAGATTCTGCTGTTACCATACTTTGGTTTTCAGTTACGATCTGCAACCATTCTTGTTTATATTCCGCAATAGTACCACAAGTACCGCCGTATTCTTCTGGAAGTAATTCTTTGGGAATGTGGTCGTACAATGCTGTCGAATTCGGTAAATGGAAATGGATCTAAAAAGAGATCAGACACAAAGTTacgatcaaaaaattttgatttaataaattaatttggtACTTACCATGTTCATTACATTGTTTCTAACAAATGGTTTAACCATACCAAAAATTTTATCCATAAAATTAGGTACGTTTATAAAATGGACCGCTTTCAAATTAGCAGGACGAGCttcctaaaatataagaaattggATTCCAGTTTACAACCCAAATTTCTGAATTTGGAAAACAAGATTTATACCACTCTGTATGacataataaaaacttttatatctTACCTGTATATAATCCAAAACTTTCTTAGTTAATGTGAGAGACAGTTTCGATAAATGTTTCATTGTG includes:
- the LOC130893262 gene encoding alpha-tocopherol transfer protein-like isoform X1, with amino-acid sequence MQNIEKSIEILKVWIMKQPHLTCNISDLLLRKFLIASNYSIEVAKELIDIFYTLRLRTPELFANRNFYDAEIQDSIEIVDILKLPKLLGTSQILVARLNSTDIDKYHFQAALRMFTIFDDVQLTTDETFNDHDIVLIDLCGFTMKHLSKLSLTLTKKVLDYIQEARPANLKAVHFINVPNFMDKIFGMVKPFVRNNVMNMIHFHLPNSTALYDHIPKELLPEEYGGTCGTIAEYKQEWLQIVTENQSMVTAESYWKIDESKRINKSNYEEKFSTPGSFKKLDID